A portion of the Paenibacillus marchantiae genome contains these proteins:
- the argC gene encoding N-acetyl-gamma-glutamyl-phosphate reductase, with amino-acid sequence MNNKLKVAIVGSTGYGGVELIRFFQNHPQVEITSVISSSSSGESIADGFPHLTDVIQRPLDGVDPAEIASRADLVFTATPSGVSAKLVPSLLEAGLKVIDLSGDFRLKDGTVYEEWYKHPAPSASLLEQAVYGMAEVYGDEVKGKNFISNPGCYPTATLLGLVPAVEAGWIDPSSIIIDAKSGVSGAGRGTSLTNHYAEMNENFKAYKLNKHQHIPEIEQVLGNITGTPVTVTFTTQLVPMTRGIMSTMYANLTGEHSDREIVDLYRKYYENRPFVRVREPGIWPSTKEVYGSNYCDIGFAADPRTGRLTIISVIDNLVKGASGQAIQNMNLMMGWEENLGLNMTPVYP; translated from the coding sequence GTGAATAACAAATTAAAAGTGGCAATCGTCGGTTCCACCGGCTACGGCGGGGTGGAGCTGATTCGTTTTTTCCAGAACCATCCGCAGGTTGAAATTACTTCGGTAATCTCTTCATCCAGCAGTGGTGAGTCCATCGCAGATGGATTCCCGCATTTGACGGACGTGATTCAGAGGCCACTCGACGGCGTAGACCCGGCTGAGATCGCAAGTCGTGCAGATCTGGTGTTCACAGCAACCCCGTCTGGTGTAAGCGCAAAGCTCGTTCCGAGTCTGCTTGAAGCAGGTCTTAAGGTCATTGATCTGTCTGGAGATTTCAGACTCAAGGATGGAACGGTTTATGAAGAGTGGTATAAACATCCGGCACCATCTGCATCATTGCTGGAACAGGCGGTATACGGCATGGCAGAGGTGTATGGCGACGAAGTGAAGGGCAAGAACTTTATTTCCAACCCAGGCTGTTACCCAACGGCTACGTTACTCGGATTGGTTCCAGCTGTTGAAGCAGGATGGATTGATCCTTCCAGTATTATTATTGATGCCAAATCTGGAGTGTCGGGTGCGGGACGGGGAACAAGTTTGACGAATCATTATGCAGAAATGAATGAGAACTTCAAAGCATATAAACTGAACAAACATCAGCATATTCCTGAAATTGAGCAAGTGCTGGGGAATATCACTGGAACTCCAGTCACTGTAACATTCACAACTCAACTGGTACCGATGACGCGTGGAATCATGAGTACGATGTATGCCAATCTAACTGGTGAACACAGTGACCGTGAAATCGTTGATCTGTACCGCAAATATTATGAGAATCGGCCGTTCGTGCGTGTACGTGAGCCGGGGATCTGGCCTTCAACGAAGGAAGTATACGGATCGAACTATTGTGATATCGGATTTGCAGCTGACCCTCGTACAGGTCGTTTGACGATTATTTCGGTCATCGACAACCTGGTAAAAGGTGCATCCGGGCAAGCCATTCAAAATATGAACCTGATGATGGGATGGGAGGAGAACCTCGGGCTGAACATGACGCCGGTATATCCATAA
- a CDS encoding YitT family protein yields MQQQQPLQNNRKKRLTTLIPLNGPWRNVVDTVSIILGSFLIAVAFNLFLLPNQIASGGVSGLSILGKHWLGLEPAYTQWAINIPLLIAGFLLIGKQYGIRSVLGSIVLPLFVYLTKDWAIPTTNPLLGSLYGGIGVGLGIGIVYRGRGSTGGMSILARIVQKYSGLSYSLCVVMMDATVIIMAAFVLSLEQSLFALIGLYVTGKVIDAVEMGLGNSKVAYIISNQTEPITKVILDDLDRGLTKLEAKGGYTDDQRTVLMVVVGQNEVPRLKALIRSVDPGAFVIISNAHEVLGEGFKRGEL; encoded by the coding sequence ATGCAACAGCAACAACCGTTACAAAATAACCGCAAGAAGAGGCTAACCACGCTCATTCCCCTGAACGGCCCATGGAGAAACGTTGTAGATACCGTATCCATTATTTTAGGTTCGTTTTTGATTGCCGTGGCCTTTAATTTATTTTTACTTCCGAATCAGATTGCTTCAGGTGGGGTATCCGGGTTATCGATATTGGGCAAACATTGGCTGGGACTTGAGCCGGCATACACCCAGTGGGCTATTAATATTCCGCTTCTGATCGCTGGTTTTCTCCTGATTGGCAAGCAGTATGGAATACGTTCTGTACTCGGCAGTATTGTACTGCCACTGTTTGTATACCTCACGAAAGACTGGGCCATTCCAACAACGAATCCGCTACTTGGTTCACTCTATGGAGGAATTGGGGTTGGTCTCGGGATTGGAATCGTATATCGGGGTAGAGGTTCAACAGGGGGCATGAGCATTCTGGCCAGGATCGTACAAAAATATAGTGGACTGAGTTACTCTCTCTGTGTTGTGATGATGGATGCTACGGTCATTATTATGGCTGCCTTTGTATTGTCATTGGAGCAGTCACTCTTTGCTCTGATCGGATTATACGTTACCGGAAAAGTCATAGATGCCGTCGAGATGGGGCTTGGTAACTCGAAGGTAGCTTATATTATTTCCAACCAGACCGAACCGATTACGAAGGTGATTCTGGATGATCTGGATCGCGGACTGACGAAGCTGGAGGCAAAAGGTGGTTACACCGACGATCAGCGCACTGTACTGATGGTGGTGGTCGGACAGAATGAGGTGCCTAGACTGAAAGCTTTAATTCGGTCCGTGGACCCGGGGGCTTTTGTCATTATTAGCAATGCGCATGAAGTACTGGGCGAAGGCTTTAAGCGTGGGGAATTGTAA
- the fliS gene encoding flagellar export chaperone FliS — MITSPYEKYKQNSVQTSTPGQLVIMLYDGAIRFVRAGLDGIETKDYSKANINLGKAQTIVSELMSTLNQSYPVAKNLFALYEYMNHLLIQTNIKKEKAHGEEVLGYLQELRETWVLANKQTAGTV, encoded by the coding sequence ATGATTACATCTCCTTATGAGAAATATAAACAAAATTCTGTGCAGACTTCTACTCCCGGTCAATTGGTGATCATGCTGTATGATGGGGCCATTCGGTTCGTGAGGGCTGGTTTGGATGGCATTGAGACCAAAGATTATTCTAAAGCAAATATAAATTTGGGGAAGGCACAGACCATTGTCAGTGAATTAATGTCGACTTTGAATCAATCCTATCCGGTGGCCAAAAATCTGTTTGCTCTGTATGAATACATGAATCATTTGCTGATTCAGACAAACATAAAAAAAGAGAAAGCACACGGAGAAGAAGTTCTTGGCTACTTGCAAGAGTTGCGAGAGACGTGGGTGTTAGCTAACAAGCAAACGGCTGGGACCGTTTGA
- a CDS encoding cold shock domain-containing protein, whose amino-acid sequence MQGKVKWFNAEKGYGFIETEDGGDVFVHFSAIQSEGFKTLEEGQSVEFDIVEGARGPQAANVIKL is encoded by the coding sequence ATGCAAGGTAAAGTAAAATGGTTCAACGCAGAAAAAGGTTACGGTTTCATTGAAACTGAAGACGGCGGCGACGTATTCGTACATTTCTCCGCAATTCAATCCGAAGGATTCAAAACTTTGGAAGAAGGTCAATCCGTAGAATTCGACATCGTCGAAGGCGCGCGTGGACCGCAAGCAGCTAACGTAATCAAATTATAA
- the cls gene encoding cardiolipin synthase, producing the protein MHIESILLVVLLGLNIIFAAAVVFFERKDASASWAWLLVLNFIPVFGFVLYLLTGQNLTRYRLFQWKERKKLGLEERIAAQLAQLQDNRTPFRNQATESSQDMIYMNLKQNDALLTEDNAVEIITDGTDKFQRLLDDIEAAKDHVHVQYYIYRGDRLGKRIRDALIRKAREGVKVRLLYDALGSRRVSKRFFKELREAGGLVEVFFPSKFSLINLRMNYRNHRKIVIIDGNLGYTGGFNVGDEYLGLNSKFGYWRDTHLRIQGNAVHALQTRFLLDWNEASKQHDTPYVPAHFPHIEGTGTTAMQIVSSGPDAETEHIKNSYLKMINGAKHSILIQTPYFIPDASVFEAIRLACLSGIDVRIMIPNKPDHAFVYWATLSYIGELLKVGATVFIYDNGFIHAKTLIIDSMVASVGTANIDYRSFRLNFEVNAFMYDEAIATTLVQTFEHDLLVSREMTLEEYNKRSVKIKFKEAISRLLSPIL; encoded by the coding sequence GTGCATATCGAATCCATTTTACTTGTTGTACTCCTGGGCCTGAATATTATTTTCGCTGCAGCGGTCGTTTTTTTCGAACGAAAGGATGCCAGTGCATCCTGGGCTTGGCTGCTCGTCTTGAACTTTATTCCGGTGTTCGGGTTTGTACTCTACTTATTAACAGGGCAAAACCTGACGCGCTACCGACTTTTCCAGTGGAAAGAGCGCAAGAAGCTTGGGCTTGAAGAACGTATTGCTGCCCAGCTTGCACAGCTGCAAGACAATAGAACACCTTTCCGTAATCAAGCGACAGAGAGTAGTCAGGACATGATTTATATGAACCTGAAGCAAAACGATGCTCTGTTGACCGAAGACAACGCGGTCGAGATTATTACCGACGGAACAGACAAATTCCAGCGGTTGCTCGATGATATCGAGGCAGCGAAAGATCATGTTCACGTGCAATACTACATTTATAGAGGTGACCGACTCGGCAAAAGAATCCGGGATGCACTTATTCGTAAAGCGCGCGAAGGTGTCAAAGTTCGTCTGCTGTATGACGCGCTGGGATCGCGGCGGGTATCCAAACGCTTTTTCAAAGAATTGCGCGAAGCAGGCGGTTTGGTTGAGGTCTTTTTTCCATCCAAATTCAGTCTGATCAACCTGCGTATGAACTACCGAAATCACCGTAAAATCGTCATCATTGATGGCAACCTTGGATATACAGGCGGGTTTAATGTAGGGGATGAATATCTCGGCTTGAATTCCAAGTTCGGTTACTGGCGCGATACTCATTTGCGTATTCAGGGTAATGCTGTTCATGCTCTTCAGACCCGTTTTCTTCTCGATTGGAATGAAGCGTCTAAGCAGCACGATACCCCATATGTTCCGGCGCATTTTCCTCATATTGAGGGCACAGGAACAACCGCCATGCAGATTGTATCCAGCGGACCGGATGCAGAGACAGAGCATATCAAGAACAGTTATCTGAAAATGATTAATGGAGCCAAACATTCGATTCTGATTCAAACGCCTTATTTTATTCCAGATGCCAGTGTATTCGAAGCCATTCGTCTTGCGTGCCTGTCAGGAATCGATGTTCGAATTATGATTCCAAATAAACCGGATCACGCCTTTGTATATTGGGCTACGCTATCTTATATCGGTGAGTTGTTAAAGGTGGGAGCAACTGTTTTCATCTACGATAACGGCTTTATTCATGCCAAAACGCTCATTATCGACAGTATGGTCGCATCTGTGGGAACCGCTAATATTGATTACCGCAGCTTCCGACTGAACTTTGAGGTAAATGCTTTTATGTATGACGAAGCGATTGCGACTACTCTTGTGCAGACGTTTGAGCATGATCTTCTTGTATCCCGTGAGATGACACTGGAGGAATACAATAAACGCAGTGTGAAGATCAAATTTAAAGAAGCGATTTCTCGTCTGCTGTCTCCGATTCTGTAA
- the argJ gene encoding bifunctional glutamate N-acetyltransferase/amino-acid acetyltransferase ArgJ produces the protein MGTNVEQKAFTIVENGTIVTPHGFTAGGLHCGLKKTSRNDIGAIRCDVPATAAAVYTTNVFQAAPLKVTRESLSNGRLQAVIVNSGNANACTGQQGEEDAYAMRTAAARELGVAEEDVAVASTGVIGELLKMDAVHSGISGLPARLGKEAEEAEHFSQAILTTDLVKKEACVSVEVNGKTITIAGAAKGSGMIHPNMATMLAFMTSDAVIGAEALQRLLRQATNHTFNMITVDGDTSTNDMLVAMSSGLAGNEELTVEHPDWDAFAAGFTYVCEVLAKAIARDGEGATKLVEVQVTGAVSDESAQAIAKTVIGSSLVKSAMFGADANWGRIIAAVGRAGQPVNPETVDIRLGEIPVLAQSRPVVFDEEAALAYLQTDTVRIVVDLHHGEGTAIAWGCDLTYDYVRINAAYRT, from the coding sequence ATGGGAACAAATGTGGAGCAAAAGGCTTTTACAATAGTTGAGAACGGAACGATTGTAACCCCGCACGGGTTCACTGCTGGTGGACTGCATTGCGGATTGAAAAAAACTTCTCGTAACGATATCGGAGCGATCCGCTGTGACGTGCCGGCAACAGCAGCTGCGGTGTATACAACGAACGTGTTCCAGGCCGCACCTCTGAAAGTCACACGTGAGAGCTTGAGCAATGGACGCCTTCAGGCAGTCATCGTGAACAGCGGGAATGCCAATGCGTGTACTGGACAACAAGGTGAAGAGGATGCCTACGCCATGCGTACGGCGGCTGCACGTGAATTGGGGGTAGCAGAAGAGGATGTTGCTGTCGCTTCTACAGGTGTCATTGGTGAATTGCTGAAGATGGACGCTGTACACTCGGGGATTAGCGGACTTCCGGCACGTCTGGGCAAGGAAGCAGAAGAAGCGGAGCATTTTTCCCAAGCTATTCTGACAACCGATTTGGTGAAAAAGGAAGCCTGCGTCTCCGTTGAGGTGAACGGCAAAACGATTACCATTGCCGGTGCTGCCAAGGGATCGGGGATGATTCATCCGAATATGGCGACCATGCTGGCCTTTATGACCTCTGATGCGGTCATCGGTGCAGAAGCGTTGCAGCGCCTGCTGCGTCAGGCGACCAATCATACATTTAACATGATTACAGTGGATGGAGATACGAGCACGAACGACATGCTGGTCGCAATGTCCAGTGGTCTGGCAGGTAACGAAGAACTGACCGTGGAACATCCGGATTGGGATGCTTTTGCTGCAGGATTCACATATGTGTGCGAAGTGCTTGCCAAAGCCATTGCGCGCGATGGCGAAGGAGCAACCAAGCTGGTAGAAGTACAGGTAACGGGTGCCGTAAGTGATGAATCTGCGCAAGCTATTGCAAAGACCGTCATTGGGTCCAGCCTGGTGAAATCCGCGATGTTTGGCGCAGATGCCAACTGGGGACGAATTATCGCAGCCGTAGGGCGCGCGGGACAGCCAGTGAACCCGGAGACGGTTGATATCCGTCTGGGAGAAATCCCTGTACTCGCCCAATCCCGTCCAGTCGTATTCGACGAAGAAGCGGCTCTGGCCTACTTGCAGACCGATACCGTACGTATTGTGGTCGATCTGCACCACGGCGAGGGAACAGCCATCGCATGGGGCTGTGACCTGACGTACGACTATGTACGAATTAACGCGGCATACCGCACGTAA
- a CDS encoding SEC-C metal-binding domain-containing protein, with amino-acid sequence MSDQIGRNDACPCGSGKKFKHCHGQE; translated from the coding sequence GTGTCTGACCAAATCGGACGTAACGATGCTTGTCCATGTGGCAGCGGCAAAAAGTTTAAACACTGCCACGGTCAAGAGTAG
- the secA gene encoding preprotein translocase subunit SecA, whose protein sequence is MLGLVKKIFGDMNERDVKRLMKTVDVINKLEPQFQALSDEQLKSKTDEFRARIEKGETTDELLPEAFATVREASRRVLGKRHYDVQMLGGIALHEGRISEMKTGEGKTLVGTLPVYLNALTSKGVHVVTVNDYLAQRDSQEMGQIYEFMGMTVGVNLSGMDHALKQHAYACDITYGTNNEFGFDYLRDNMVLYKEQMVQRPLFFCIIDEVDSILVDEARTPLIISGQAQKSTDLYYAADRFVKRLVPEEDFTVDIKVKSVALTEAGVAKAEKAFGIENLYDHANVTLNHHIVQGLKANVIMRRDVDYVVSDEEVLIVDEFTGRLMAGRRYSDGLHQAIEAKEGIEVQNESMTLATITFQNYFRMYRKLAGMTGTAKTEEEEFKKIYGLEVLQIPTNRPNKRDDMADVVYKSIDGKFNAVVEEIVARHSKNQPVLVGTVSIENSERISDMLKRRGVRHQVLNAKYHAEEAEIITGAGQAGAVTIATNMAGRGTDIILGEGVAEVGGLHIIGTERHESRRIDNQLRGRAGRQGDPGSTQFYLSLGDELMRRFGADNVLNMMERLGFEEDQPIESRMITRAVESAQKRVEGNNFDVRKVVLQYDDVMNQQREIIYKQRREVLESENIKQIVMDMIKPSIERIVEAHCSDDIPENWELQEVADYMNSKLLDEGSVTKDDLWGKEAEEIIDYLFEKVQNKYNAREERIGEEMVREFEKVVVLRAVDSKWMDHIDAMDQLRQGIHLRAYGGTDPLREYQFEGFEMFHQMIASIQEEVATYVMRAQIESNQERQAVVDESQISTSGEPTANLRRNVR, encoded by the coding sequence ATGCTAGGACTTGTCAAAAAGATCTTCGGCGACATGAACGAACGTGATGTTAAACGTCTGATGAAGACAGTCGATGTGATCAATAAACTGGAACCACAATTTCAGGCTCTGTCTGATGAACAACTGAAATCCAAAACGGATGAATTCCGTGCCCGCATTGAAAAGGGAGAAACAACAGATGAACTTCTTCCTGAAGCATTTGCAACCGTACGTGAGGCATCTCGCCGTGTACTGGGCAAACGTCACTATGACGTACAGATGCTCGGAGGCATTGCCCTTCATGAAGGCCGGATTTCAGAGATGAAGACGGGTGAAGGTAAGACACTGGTAGGAACACTCCCGGTATACCTGAATGCATTGACGTCCAAAGGTGTACACGTGGTAACGGTCAATGATTATTTGGCTCAACGGGATAGCCAGGAAATGGGACAAATCTATGAATTCATGGGCATGACGGTAGGGGTTAACCTGAGCGGTATGGACCATGCTTTGAAACAACATGCTTATGCATGTGATATTACGTACGGAACGAATAATGAATTTGGCTTTGACTATCTGCGTGACAACATGGTGTTGTACAAAGAGCAGATGGTTCAACGTCCATTGTTCTTCTGTATCATTGATGAAGTGGACTCCATTCTGGTCGATGAGGCACGTACACCTCTGATCATTTCCGGACAAGCTCAGAAATCCACGGACCTGTACTATGCAGCTGACCGTTTCGTGAAACGTCTAGTTCCGGAAGAAGACTTTACGGTGGACATCAAGGTGAAATCCGTAGCTTTGACTGAAGCTGGTGTGGCGAAGGCGGAGAAAGCATTTGGTATCGAAAACTTGTATGATCATGCCAATGTTACGCTCAACCATCACATCGTACAGGGATTGAAAGCTAACGTAATCATGCGTCGTGATGTCGATTATGTGGTGAGTGATGAAGAAGTACTGATCGTCGATGAGTTCACAGGCCGTCTGATGGCAGGACGTCGTTATAGCGATGGATTGCACCAAGCGATCGAAGCCAAAGAAGGCATTGAAGTACAGAACGAGAGCATGACTCTTGCTACAATTACATTCCAGAACTATTTCCGGATGTACCGCAAGCTCGCGGGAATGACGGGTACAGCGAAGACCGAGGAAGAAGAATTCAAAAAAATCTACGGTCTCGAAGTATTGCAGATTCCAACCAACCGTCCAAACAAACGGGATGATATGGCTGATGTGGTGTACAAGAGCATCGATGGCAAGTTCAACGCGGTTGTGGAAGAAATCGTTGCACGTCACAGCAAGAACCAACCGGTTCTGGTTGGTACGGTCTCCATCGAAAACTCCGAGCGTATTTCTGATATGCTGAAACGCCGTGGTGTCCGTCACCAGGTATTGAATGCCAAATATCACGCTGAGGAAGCTGAGATCATCACAGGAGCTGGACAAGCCGGTGCAGTAACGATTGCAACCAACATGGCTGGACGGGGTACAGATATTATCCTGGGCGAAGGTGTAGCTGAAGTGGGCGGCCTTCATATCATCGGTACAGAGCGTCACGAATCTCGCCGGATTGATAACCAGCTGCGTGGACGTGCAGGACGTCAAGGTGACCCAGGTTCTACACAGTTCTACCTGTCACTGGGTGATGAACTGATGAGACGTTTCGGTGCAGACAATGTACTGAACATGATGGAGCGTCTTGGTTTTGAAGAAGACCAACCGATTGAGAGCCGGATGATTACCCGTGCGGTCGAGTCGGCACAAAAACGGGTTGAAGGTAATAACTTTGACGTACGTAAAGTCGTTCTCCAATATGATGATGTTATGAACCAACAACGTGAGATTATATATAAACAACGCCGTGAGGTGCTTGAGTCCGAGAACATCAAACAGATTGTTATGGATATGATCAAGCCTTCCATTGAACGTATTGTAGAAGCTCATTGCAGTGATGACATACCGGAAAACTGGGAACTGCAGGAAGTTGCCGACTACATGAACAGCAAATTGCTGGATGAAGGCTCTGTAACGAAAGATGATCTGTGGGGCAAAGAAGCAGAAGAGATTATCGACTACCTGTTTGAGAAAGTTCAGAACAAGTACAATGCACGTGAAGAGCGAATCGGTGAAGAGATGGTTCGTGAGTTCGAGAAAGTGGTTGTGCTTCGCGCAGTAGATAGCAAATGGATGGATCATATTGATGCGATGGATCAATTGCGTCAAGGTATCCACCTTCGTGCCTACGGCGGTACAGATCCGCTTCGTGAGTACCAGTTCGAAGGCTTTGAAATGTTCCATCAGATGATTGCTTCGATTCAGGAAGAAGTAGCAACCTATGTGATGAGAGCACAAATCGAGAGCAACCAGGAGCGTCAAGCGGTTGTTGACGAAAGTCAGATCTCGACAAGCGGCGAACCTACGGCGAACCTACGGAGAAACGTCCGGTAA
- the hpf gene encoding ribosome hibernation-promoting factor, HPF/YfiA family — protein sequence MNLSIRGQQIEVTDALKDYVDKKLSRLEKYFDAPLNSDGAVTLSTTRGLHTVEVTIPLKGIVLRAEDESDDMYASIDSVVDKLERQIRKHKTKINRKFRQEGSLKTLFVEDPTGTVATAELDAETEDDDLEVVRTKRFMLKPMDVEEAILQMNMVGHNFFVFSNIENEEVSVVYKRNDGKYGLIEQG from the coding sequence ATGAATTTAAGTATTCGAGGTCAACAAATCGAGGTTACCGATGCTTTGAAGGATTATGTCGACAAAAAGTTGAGTAGACTCGAGAAGTATTTCGATGCACCCCTTAACTCTGACGGTGCTGTTACCCTGAGCACGACGAGAGGCTTGCATACAGTAGAGGTGACGATCCCTTTGAAAGGCATTGTGCTCCGCGCCGAGGATGAGAGTGACGATATGTACGCTTCCATTGACTCCGTGGTGGACAAGCTGGAACGTCAGATCCGTAAACACAAAACGAAAATCAACCGTAAGTTCCGCCAGGAAGGCAGCCTGAAAACGCTCTTCGTCGAAGATCCGACAGGTACAGTGGCTACCGCTGAACTGGATGCGGAGACCGAAGATGATGACCTGGAAGTGGTACGGACGAAACGGTTTATGTTGAAACCGATGGACGTGGAAGAGGCTATCCTCCAAATGAACATGGTCGGCCACAATTTCTTCGTATTCTCAAACATTGAGAACGAAGAAGTCAGCGTTGTGTATAAACGGAACGATGGTAAATACGGTTTGATTGAACAAGGTTAA
- the prfB gene encoding peptide chain release factor 2 (programmed frameshift), translated as MIDPSVKQDLREIGKKLTNLRGSLDLDLKQEMIENFEVKMSAPDFWDDNDKAQSLIAELNAVKGSVDQYTKLQQDYDDAVMMAELADEEGDDDLAVEIGNSVTAIVSKVEAFELQLLLNQPYDKMNAILELHPGAGGTESQDWGQMLMRMYTRWAEKRGFKVEVLDYLAGDEAGIKSVTLSIKGHNAYGYLKAEKGVHRLVRISPFDSSGRRHTSFVSCDVVPEIDDTIELDIRTEDLKIDTYRASGAGGQHINTTDSAVRITHLPTGVVVTCQNERSQIKNRERAMTMLRSKLYERKIEEQKQQLDEIRGEQSDIAWGSQIRSYVFHPYSMVKDHRTSVETGNTGAVMDGDLDGFIDGYLRSQIKVDTD; from the exons ATGATCGATCCAAGCGTGAAGCAGGACCTGCGTGAAATAGGCAAGAAACTAACAAATCTTAGGGGGTCTCTT GACTTAGATCTTAAGCAAGAGATGATTGAGAACTTCGAAGTGAAGATGTCCGCCCCGGATTTTTGGGATGATAATGATAAGGCACAATCTTTAATCGCTGAGCTGAACGCGGTAAAGGGATCTGTGGATCAATACACCAAGCTGCAGCAGGATTATGACGATGCGGTGATGATGGCAGAACTGGCTGACGAGGAAGGCGACGATGATCTGGCTGTGGAGATCGGCAACAGCGTGACAGCCATCGTAAGCAAGGTAGAAGCGTTCGAGCTACAGCTTCTCCTGAATCAGCCGTATGACAAGATGAATGCGATTCTGGAGCTTCACCCGGGTGCTGGTGGTACCGAGTCACAGGACTGGGGACAGATGCTGATGCGGATGTATACACGCTGGGCTGAGAAACGTGGCTTCAAGGTTGAGGTGCTGGATTATCTGGCAGGAGATGAAGCAGGCATCAAGAGTGTCACGCTATCCATCAAGGGGCATAATGCTTATGGGTATCTGAAAGCCGAAAAGGGTGTCCACCGATTGGTGCGGATCTCACCTTTTGACTCATCAGGACGCAGACATACTTCCTTCGTATCCTGTGATGTGGTGCCTGAGATTGATGACACGATTGAATTGGATATTCGAACAGAAGATCTCAAGATCGATACGTACCGTGCGAGCGGCGCGGGTGGACAGCATATCAATACCACCGACTCAGCCGTACGGATTACTCACCTTCCAACAGGTGTGGTTGTAACGTGTCAGAATGAACGGTCACAGATTAAGAACCGTGAACGAGCGATGACGATGCTTCGTTCCAAATTGTATGAACGTAAAATTGAAGAACAAAAACAACAGCTGGACGAAATCCGAGGAGAACAGTCGGATATTGCGTGGGGTAGCCAGATTCGGTCCTATGTGTTCCATCCCTATAGTATGGTAAAGGATCACCGTACGAGCGTGGAGACTGGAAACACAGGAGCAGTAATGGATGGCGACCTCGATGGATTCATCGATGGTTATTTGCGCAGCCAGATTAAAGTAGATACCGATTAA